CCGGGTCCTGAAACTGTTCCCACCACAGCGTGTTCGACAGGTCCCTGGCTTCCTTGTCCGCATAGCGGTAGGCCGCCGGGGTATCAATGTTCGGCGCCTGATAATCGGGGCCAACCATGCAACCGGCCAGGCTCACCCCCAAACCCAGACTCAACCACAACGGGAAAGAGTTCTTGCGCATCTCAATCCCCCTCATGCTTGTTTTGCGCCGCCCCATCGGGGATTTGCGCGGATGGCGTCTGGACCACCTGTTGCTTGTCTTCCTTCTTCCCGGTCATGCGTTCGATCAGGTAGTAGAACATCGGAATGAAGAACACTGCGATCACCGTCGCTGCCAGCATCCCGCCGATCACCCCGGTGCCGATGGAGTGCCGGCTGTTCTCGGACGCGCCGACGGCGATCGCCAGCGGCACACAGCCGAGGATGAAGGCCAGCGAGGTCATCACGATCGGCCGCAAACGTTCCTTGGCGGCCGTCATGGCGGCGTCGTAGGCGGACATGCCGGATTCCCGGTTCAGTACCGCGAACTCGAAAATCAGAATGGCGTTCTTCGCCGCCAGAGCCACCAGCATGGTCAGGCCGATCTGGAAGTACACGTCATTGCTCAAACCTCGCAAAAGCACGGCGAGCAGGGCGCCGAACAGGGCAAACGGCACCGCCATCAATACGCCGACCGGCAGCGACCACTTCTCGTACTGCGCCGCGAGAATCAGGAACACCATCACCAGGCCGAAGATGAACACCTGGGAGGACGCGCCACCGCTCTTTTTCTCCTCGAACGCTTCACCACTCAAGGCCAGCGCATAGTCGTTGGTCATGATTTCGGCGCTGATTTCTTCCAGCGCCCCGAGCGCCTGTCCCGTGCTGTAGCCGGGGGCGGCGTTGGCGGTGAGCTTGACCGCCGGGAAGTTGTTGAAGCGGGTGAGCAGGTCGGGACCGGTGACGTAGCGGGTGGTCAACACGGCCTTGAGCGGCACCATGCCGAGGTTTTTGCTGCGCACGTAAATCTGTTGCAGGTCCTCGGCTTTCAGGCGGTAGGACGGCTCGGCCTGAAGGATCACCTGCCACAGTCGGCTGAACTTGTTGAACTGCGAAACGTACAGCGAACCGAACATGGTCTGCATGGCGCTGTAGACGTCTTCCACCGGCACCCCCAGTGACTCGGCCTTTTCCCGGTCGACATCGACCATCAACTGCCGCGAATGCACGTTGAAGGTCGACGTGACCGAACCCAGTTCCGGACGCTCCTTGGCCTTGGCCAGCAGGGTGGCGACCATTTCTGCCAGTTGGTCGACGTTGCCGTCGCCCTTGCTCTGCACCCACACCTCCATGCCGCCAGTGGTGCCCAGGCCCGGAATGGACGGCGGGTTGACCGGCAGAATGATGCCTTCCTGCACGGTGGAAAAGGCGCGGGCCGCTTTCTGGATCACCGCCGGGGCGCTTTGCTCCTTGATGGTGTCCGAGTTCTTGTAGCGCTCCTCGAAATCCTTGAAACCGACGAAAAACGCCGCGGCGTTGTTCTTGTTCTGGCCGTCCAGCAGGCTGTAGCCGCTGGCGATGGCTACGCCTTCGACCGACTCATCGTGCATGAAGAAGTCTGTGACCACGCTGCCCACCGAGTCGGTGCGGTCAAGGCTGGCGGCATCGGGCATGATCACCGCGCCCAGCAGATAACCCTGGTCCTCAGGCGGCAGGAAGGCGCTGGGTAATCGGCCTGCCATCAATATGATCAGCACGATCATCCCGGCAAAGACCAGCAAGCCCAGGGCAAACCGCTTGATCATGAACGCCACCGAACGCGAATAGCCCTCGGTCATGCGCTCGAAGCTGCGTTCGAACCAGCGGAAAAACGCGTTCTTCTCGCCGTGCTGCGGCTTGAGCAGCAACGCCGCCAGCGCCGGTGACAGAGTCAGGGCCACCAGGCCGGAAATCACCACGGAAATCGCGATAGTAATTGCGAACTGTTTATAGAGCTGGCCGGTGATCCCGCCCATGAACGCCACCGGGATGAACACCGCACACAGCACCAGCACGATGGCCACAACGGGGCCCGCCACTTCGTCCATCGCCCGCTTGGCGGCGTCCTTGGGGTTCATCTTGTGCACGTGCATGTTGCGCTCGACGTTCTCGATCACCACGATCGCGTCGTCCACCACGATGCCGATGGCCAGCACCATGCCGAACAGCGTCAGCATGTTCACGGAAAAGCCCAGGGCCGACATGCCGATGAAGGTACCGACAATCGACACGGGCACCGCAATCACCGGAATCAGCGTCGCGCGCAGGCTCTGCAGGAACAGGAACACCACGATGACCACCAGCACCAGGGCCTCGAAGAAGGTGTGAATCACCTCGGAAATCGACGCGCGGGTGAAGGCGGTGGTGTCCATCACGATCTTGTATTCGATGCCCTCGGGAAAGGTGGCCTTCATGTCGGCCAGGGTCTTGGTCACCGCCGCCGAAACGTCAAGGGCGTTGGCCCCGGGTTGTTGATAGACCGCAATCAGCGTCGCCGGCTTGCCCTGGTAGGTGCTGCGCAGCGAGTAGTCTTTCTGCCCGAGTTCCGCGCGGCCGACGTCCTTGAGCCGCACGATGGCCGCGCCCTCGTTGCTGGCACGCAGGATGATGTTTTCGAACTCGGAAGGCTCGGTCAGGCGGCCCTTGGTGGTCACCGCAAACGACTGCTCCACCGGCGATCCGGTCGGCGACTGGCCGACCCGGCCCACGGCGAATTGCTGGTTCTGGTTGGCCACGGCCTTCTGCACATCGGCGGCGGTGATGCCCAGCTGCGCCATCCGGTCGGGCTTGAGCCAGATCCGCATCGCGTAGTCCGGCGTGCCGAAGATACTGGCCTGGTTGGCACCGGGAATGCGCTTGAGCGCATCCAGCACATAGAGGTTGGCGTAGTTGGCGACGTAGGTGCTGTCGTAGCGATCGCCGGCGGAATACACCGCGAGCACCATCATGAAGGCCGAGGATTTTTTCTGTACCTGGATACCCTGGCTTTGCACCGCCGACGGCAGCTGCGGCAGCGCCAGGTTGACCCGGTTTTGCACGTCCACCTGGGCCAGCGACGGGTCGGTGCCGATCTCGAAGAACACGTTGAGGGTCATGTTGCCCGTCGCCGAGCTCGACGAGTTCATGTAGATCATGTTGTCGGCGCCGTTGACCTGCTGTTCGATGGGCGCCGCGACGTTGTTCGCCACCACCTGCGCGTCGGCGCCGGGGTAGGTGGCCGCCACGGTGATTTGCGGTGGCGTGATGTCCGGGTACTGGGCGACGGGCAGGGCGAGCATGGCCACCGCGCCGGCCAGGGTGATGATGATCGAGATAACCGAGGCGAAGATCGGACGATCAATACAGTAGTGAGAAATGCTCATGGGCTGGTCCCGCCCGGTGCGGCTTTCGAGCCTGCCTTGATGGTTTGCCCGCTTTCAGGGGCGACCGGCGCCTTGACGGTTGCCTCGTTGATTTTCAGCGGCCCGCCGGGCGTCACCCGAAGCGCGCCATCGACCACGATGCGCTCGCCGGCTTTCAGTCCTTTGCTGATGAACCAGTTATCGCCTTGCCATTCGCCGACCTCGACCACCCGTTGCTCGGGTTTGCCTTCGCCGTTGACCACCCAGACAAAGTGGCTTTTCGCCCCCTCGAGAACGGCCTTTTGCGGCACCAGAATCGCATTCGGCCGGCTCGCGCCCTTGGCCAGGGCGCGCACGAACTGGCCGGGGCGCAGCAGGCCGTTGGGGTTGGCGAGCACCGCGCGGACCAGGAAGGTGCCGGTGTCCTGACTGTAGGCCGGTGCGGTGAAATTCACCTTGCCGTGTTCGGGCACCACGGTGCCGTCAGCCAGTACCACTTCGACGACAAAGTCGCTGCGTGGCGGAAATTTCAGGCGTCCGGCGGCGATCTCGTCGCGGTATTTGAGGGTTTCGTTTTCCGAGAGACTGAAGTTGACGTAGATCGGGTCCATCTGGAACACCGAGGTCAGCAGTCCCGATTCACCCGGGGTGACGTAGCTGCCTTCCTGTTTCTTCGCGTCGCCGGAAAGGCCGTTGAGGGGCGAGGTAATGGTGGTGTAGCTCAGGTTCAGTTGCGCGGTGCGGACCTGGCCTTCGGCGGCGAGCACGGCGGCCTTGGTTTCACGCTCGGCGCCGACGGCATTGTCCAGGTCCATCTTGCTGACGGCGTTCTGTGCCGCCAGCGGCTTGACGCGGGCGAGGGTGGCCTTGGCCACTTCCCAGCGCGCCTGTTGCTGGGCCATTTGCCCCTGGGCCGAGGCCAGAGCGGCCTCGAAGGGTTTGCGGTCCATCTGGAACAGCACTTGCCCGGGTTTCACCAGGTCACCTTCGGTGTACTGGCGCTTGTCCAGGAAGCCGGCGACCCGGGCGCGGATTTCCACCTCCCGGGAGCTCTCGGTCTGGGCGACGAATTCGAACGTCACGGGTGTATCGCTCGAAGTGACCGTCATCACGGTCACCTCGGGAGGTTGGCGGGCCGGTGAAACCGGTTCTTTTCCGCACCCCGCCATGAGGGATGAAAGCCCTATCAGGGCAATAGCAGGCAAGCTCAAGCGCTGCCCGACAACGAATGATTTCACACCCATCCCCATGCTCCCTAAGGTCTCCCGATCAGAAGCGTAGTCACAAACCTTACACAGCGCGAACCGCGATGGAGCCTGTTTTTACGGGGCTAATGCAGTCCCCTGTAGGAGCGAGCCTGCTCGCGATAGCGGTGTGTCAGGCAGCAATGATGTCGACTGACCCACCGCTATCGCGAGCAGGCTCGCTCCTACAGGGGGCGGGCGCCGCGCGGAGGCTGCTGTCATCAAATGAAAAGCCATTGTCGTCTGATGAGAAGCGACTCGACAGGCGCCGTCCTACAGTCCAATCAGCGCAATTCGACGCACCCGACAATAATGCTGACTGGGGAACAAAATAATGGCTAAAGCCATACGCTTTTACGAAACCGGTGGTCCCGAAGTACTTCGCTATGAAGATGTCGAAGTCGGCGAACCCGGTCCGGGCCAGGTCCGTCTTCGCCACGTAGCCGTTGGCCTGAACTATGCCGACACCTACTTTCGCAACGGCACCTACCCGATCCCGATGCCCAATGGCATGGGCGTTGAAGCGTCCGGCGTGGTCCAGGCCATCGGCGAAGGCGTGACCAACGTGCAAGTGGGAGACCGTGTCACTTACACCGGTTTCCTCAATACCCTGGGTGCCTACAGCACCGAACGACTGATCCCGGCCGCGCCGCTGATCAAGCTGCCGGAAACCATCGGCTTCGAAACCGCTGCGGCCATGACCATGCGCGGCCTGACATCGTCGTACCTGATGCGTCGCATCTATGACTTCAAGGCAGGCGACAGCATCCTGCTGCACGCCGCCGCCGGCGGTGTCGGCCTGATCGTTTCGCAATGGGCCAAACTGCTGGGCCTGAATGTCATCGGCACGGTCTCCAGCGAAGCCAAGGGCGAAGTCGCCCTGGCCCATGGCTGCGATCACGTCATCAACTACAGCCACGAAGATGTCGCCCAGCGCGTACGCGAACTGACTGACGGCGTGGGCGTGAACGTGGTGTTCGACAGCGTCGGCAAAAACACCTTCATGGGCTCGCTGGATTCGCTCAAGCGTCGCGGCCTGATGGTGTGCGTCGGCACCGCATCCGGACCGATCCCGGCGTTCGATCCGGTGATGCTGGCCATGAAGGGCTCGCTGTACCTGACCCGCCCGGCACTGGCTGACTACATCGCGGACCCGGCGGAAAAGGCCGCATTGGCCGGCGAGTTGTTCGATCACGTCGGCAGCGGCCGCATCAAGATCGAAATCAACCAGCACTACGCCTTGCAGGATGCCGTCCAGGCCCACCGTGACCTGGAATCGCGCAAGACCACTGGCTCCTCGATTTTCGTCATTTAAGGGAGTTGCCTGCCATGAGAGTCGAACAATTGACCTGCAGCATCGGCGCGGAACTGATCGGCGTGAACCTCGCCGATGCGGTCCATGACGACGGTCTTTTCGCCGAAATTCGTGCTCAGTTGCTCAAGCACCGGGTGGTGTTCCTGCGCGACCAGGACATCAGCCGTGCCGAGCATGTGGCCTTCGCCCGACGTTTTGGTGAGCTGGAAGACCACCCGGTGGCCGGCAGCGATCCGGATCACCCGGGGCTGGTACGCATCTACAAGAACCCGGACCAGCCGATGGACCGCTACGAAAACGCCTGGCACACCGACGCCACCTGGCGCGAGGCGCCGCCGATGGGTTGCGTGCTGCGCTGCGTGGAGTGCCCGCCGGTGGGCGGCGACACCATGTGGGCCAACATGGTCGAGGCGTACGCGCGCTTGCCCGAAGACGTGAAAGTGAAGATCGCCGACCTGCGCGCCCGTCACAGCATCGAAGCGAGCTTCGGCGCCGCCATGCCGATCGAGAAACGCCTGGCGCTCAAGGCGATGTACCCGGACGCCGAACATCCGGTGGTGCGCACCCACCCGGAAACCGGCGAGAAGGTGCTGTTCGTCAACGCCTTCACCACCCACTTGAGCAACTACCACACCCCTGACCGGGTGCGCTTCGGCCAGGACGCCAATCCGGGCGCCAGCGAATTGCTGCGCTACCTGATCAGCCAGGCGTACATCCCGGAGTACCAGGTGCGCTGGCGCTGGAAACCCAACAGCATCGCCATCTGGGACAACCGCAGTACCCAGCATTACGCGGTCATGGACTACCCGCCGTGCCATCGCAAGATGGAGCGCGCCGGGATCATCGGTGACAAGACGTTCTGATTCGACACCTTCTGCATTCGCACTCGAAAACGTTTGCCCGGCACAACGCCGGGTGGACGGGACAATGATAAAAACTGGAGTACACCATGCAATTTTTTGACGATTCGTTGCACCCGGAAAACATGGAAAAAGTGGTCATCACCGTGGCCCCGTACGGCCCGGAATGGATGCCGGAAGACTTCCCGGAAGACATCCCGCTGACCATGGACGAACAAGTGCAGAAAGCGGTCGATTGCTATGAAGCCGGCGCGACTGTCCTGCACCTGCACGTACGTGAACTGGACGGCAAGGGTTCCAAGCGCCTGTCCAAGTTCAACGAGCTGATCGCCGGTGTGCGCGAAGCCGTGCCGGACATGATCATCCAGGTCGGCGGTTCGATTTCCTTCGCCCCTGAGAGCGAAGGTGAAGCGGCCAAGTGGCTGTCGGACGACACCCGCCACATGCTTGCCGAGCTGACGCCAAAACCGGACCAGGTCACGGTGGCGATCAACACCACCCAGATGAACATCATGGAGCTGCTGTATCCGGAGTACCTCAAGGGCACTTCCCTGGATAACCCGCTGGTCCATGCCGCCTACAGCGAAATGACCGTACCGGCGGGCCCTGCCTGGGTGGCCGAGCACCTCAAGCGCCTGATGGACAACAACATCCAGCCGCACTTCCAGCTGACCGGCATGCACGCCCTGGAAACCCTCGAGCGCCTGGTGCGTCGTGGCGTCTACATGGGTCCGCTGAACCTGACCTGGATCGGCATCGGCGGTGGTTTCGACGGCCCGAACCCGTTCAACTTCTTCAACTTCATCCACCGCGCGCCGGACGGCTGCACCCTGACGTCCGAGTCGTTGCTCAAGAACGTCATGCCGTTCAACACCATGTCCATGGCCATGGGCATGCACCCGCGCGTTGGCAACGAAGACACTATCATTGATCACAAGGGCGACCGTTTCGGCTCGGTCGATCAGATCAAGCAGACCGTGCGCATCGCCCACGAACTGGGTCGCGAAATCGCCACCGGCAAAGAAGCCCGTGAGATCTATCGCATCGGTGTGAAGTACAACAGCATCGAAGAAACCCTGTTGGCCAACGGCATGGCCCCCAACCGCAAGGCTGGGCAGAAGGGTGTGCCGCAGCGCGGCTGATCCCCGCTGCCAATGGATCGCCGCGAGAGGCCGTGACCTCTCGTGGCGATCTGAAAAACGCTCGATAACAACAATAAAACCAAGTTTCGAGGAGGCCCAATGGCCTTTCACTCAATCGCCGCAGACGATGACGACGGCGCCGTCGCTGTTGCGCGTCCGTATGCCTGGATCGTCTTTGCACTGACGTTCGGCCTGTTGATTTCCGATTACATGTCGCGTCAGGTGCTGAACGCAGTGTTCCCGCTGCTCAAGGGCGAGTGGGCACTGAGCGACGGCCAGCTCGGCTTGCTCAGCGGCATCGTCGCCTTGATGGTCGGGCTGCTGACGTTCCCGCTGTCGTTGCTGGCCGACCGGTTTGGCCGGGTCAAGAGCCTGGCGCTGATGGCCTTGCTCTGGAGCCTGGCGACCCTGGGTTGCGCGTTGGCCCAGGATTACCCGCAGATGTTCATCGCCCGGTTCATGGTCGGTGTTGGTGAAGCGGCCTACGGCAGTGTCGGCATTGCCGTGGTGATTTCGGTGTTTCCCAAGCACATGCGCGCCACCCTGGCCAGTGCCTTCATGGCCGGCGGGATGTTCGGCTCGGTGCTGGGCATGGCGCTGGGCGGTGCGATTGCCGCCAAGCTGGGCTGGCGCTGGTCGTTCGCCGGCATGTCGCTGTTCGGCCTGATGCTGGCGGTGTTGTACCCGATCATCGTCAAGGAGGCGCGCATCGCCCCCAAGCGTGTCGTGGACAAGGCGACGGCGGCGGTCAAGCGTCCGTTGCGCACCCTGTGGTCGAGCCCTTCGGTGATTGCCACTTATATAGGCAGCGGCCTGCAATTGTTTGTCGGCGGCACGGTGATCGTGTGGATGCCCAGCTACCTCAATCGTTACTACGAGATGGCCACGGACAAGGCCGGCGGTGTCGCGGCGATCATCGTGCTGTGCAGCGGCGCGGGAATGATCCTGTGCGGCATGCTCAGCGACCGGATGTGCCGCAACTCACCGGAGCGCAAGGTGTCCCTGGCCATCGCCTATTGCCTGGGCAGTTGCCTGCTGTTGTCGGCGGCCTTTGCCTTGCAACCGGGGCCGGTGCAACTGGTGCTGATTTGCCTGGGCATGCTGATCGCGGCCGGCACTACCGGGCCTGCCGGGGCCATGGTTGCCAACCTGACCCATTACTCGGTCCACGGCACGGCGTTCGCCACGCTGACCCTGGCCAACAACATGCTCGGCCTGGCGCCCGGACCGTTCCTGACCGGCAAGCTGTCCGACCTGATCGGCTTGCACACCGCCTTCCAGGTGGTGCCGCTGGTCAGCATCGCGGCCGCGGCGGTGTTCTTTTATGCCAAGTGTCATTACCACAAAGATATTGCCCGTCTTCAGGGTCAGAGCGTGCCTGACCCCGTCTGCAATGCCGGGCTAGAGGTGAAGTTGTGAGTCGTCGTTTACGTATTGATGTGTTTTTCGATTTCATTTGCCCCTGGTGCCTGATCGGCAAGCGTCAACTGGAGCATGCCCAGGTGCAGTTTCGCAGTCGTCATCCGGATGTGCAGATCACCACGATGTGGCATGGCGTGCAGTTGCTGCCACAGATACCGGTACAGGGTGAACCCTTCGCCGATTTCTACCGCAAGCGCCTGGGCAATGCCGATGCAGTGACCATGCGTCAGGCCCAGGTCCAGCAGGCGGCCGCGGCGGTGGGGTTGAACATCGACCTGAGCAACATCGCGACCATGCCCAACACCGCGGATGCTCATCGCTTGATGGCGCGGGTCAGCGAGCAGGGCAATGAGGTGCAACGCGATATTTTGCTCGAACGCCTGTTCGCCGCTTATTTCCAGAAGGGCGAGGACCTGGGTTGCCGTACGACCCTGCTGGCGATCGCTCGCTCCTGCGGCATCGATCCAGACGTGGTCGCCGACTGCCTGACGGGCGATGCCTCGCCCTTCGAAGGTTTCCCAGGCGGAACCGGTGGTGTGCCGAGCTTTCAGTTCGATCGCCGCATGACCGTGGTGGGGGCGCAACCGGCCCAGGCGCTTCTGGGGGCGATGAACGAAGCCCTCAAGGAACGTGAGCGCGAGCGGCAACCGGCATGACCCGGCGCATTCCCGTACCGGCCGGCAAGTTTCCGCCGGCCGGTGGCCGAGCGCTGTTCGAATTCGACGACAAGAGCCTGGCGCTGTTCAACGTCGACGGCGAGCTGTACGTCATCGATGACAGCTGTCCGCATCAGGGCGCCTCGCTGTGTGGCGGACGCCTGGATGGCAAGGTGATCCAGTGTTGCGCCCATGGTCTGCGTTTCGACCTGCGCAGCGGTTATCTGCTCAATTCCAACCTGGTGAAGGTTAACAACTACCCGGTCGAGATCATCGACGACCAGGCGTTTATCGTCATCGCTTCAGAGGAGACCGCGCCATGAGCGCCATTGCTCTCACCCGTATCCACAGTCGCACGCGCGAACTGGCGCCGGGATTTATCGTCAGCCTGATCGTGGCCGCCGCTGCGTCGTTTTTATCCGAGCACTACGGTGCGCCGGTCATGCTGTTTGCCTTGCTATTGGGCATGGCCCTGAATTTTCTCGCCGATGACGGTCGATGCAAGGCCGGTGTCGAGTTCACTGCCCGCACTGTGCTGCGCATTGGCGTGGCGTTGCTGGGCATGCGTATCACCCTTGAACAGATGGCCGCATTGGGCTGGAAGCCGATTGCGCTGGTGGTGATTCTGGTGGTGGTGACCATCGGCGTTTCGGTGATCGCCGCCAAGGCCCTGGGCTTCCAGCGCCTGTTCGGCATGCTCACCGGCGGCGCGACGGCCATCTGCGGCGCCTCGGCGGCATTGGCCTTGGCGGCGGCGCTGCCGAACCATCCGCAGAAAGAGCGCGCGACCTTGTTCACGGTGATCGGTGTGTCGGCGCTGTCGACCATGGCGATGATTGTCTATCCGATGATCGCCAACTGGCTGCACCTGTCGCCGCAACTGGCGGGGGTGTTTCTAGGGGCGACCATTCATGACGTGGCCCAGGTGGTCGGTGCGGGCTACAGCATGTCGACCGAGACCGGCGACACGGCCACGGTGGTCAAGTTGATGCGGGTGGCCATGTTGCTGCCGGTGATCGTCACCGCCGCCATGATCACCCGCATGCAGGGCGCCGACCCGACCGGCAAGCGGCCGCCGCTGTTGCCCTGGTTTGCCGTGGGTTTCCTGGTGCTGGCGTGCATCAACAGCACCGGCTGGGTGGTCCCGGCGGTGCAGGGCGCGGTCAATGACCTGTCGCGCTGGTGCCTGGTGATTTCCATCAGCGCCCTGGGCATGAAGACCCGGCTCAAGGAGCTGGCGTCAGTGGGTATCAAACCGATTTTGCTGATGGTGGGGGAGACCGTTTTCCTCGTCGTGCTGGTGCTGTTGTTGCTGCACTGGGGGGCTTGAGCCCGTTATCGCATTCACGAAGTGGCAGGCCACATCACGTTGACTCCTGACGGGGTGGGGCTTTCGGCTGGTGTTACAAACACTGGTCTTTCACGGCGACCGTACCAGCGGTCGCCGTTTTTTTTCGTTTGCAGTTTCGGTTTTTGATTGGGTACATATCCGTTTCTTTGGTGATGGCTGCTTATGGTTCCGCCCTGACGGCGGGTTACTTGGAAAAGCGCCAAGTAACCAAGCGCTTTTATCCCCTGACGTACGGCCCTTCGCTTAGGCTCAGGGTTCCCTCGCTCCGGTATTCATCCGGGGGCATCGCCTCCGGTTTGCTGCGCTGCACCTCCTCTCGATGTGTGCGACTGCGTCGCACGGCGCTACGCGCCTTACCCCCGGATGAACACCTCCGCTCGGCCTTCCGACGGGGCAGGTCAAAATCAAGATCAAAAGCCAAAGCAAAAGCAGATCGCGGTCCCCTGTAGGAGCGAGCCTGCTCGCGATGGACGACAGAACAACGCGGGGTGTCAGGCGGCCAGCGTTATCGTTGACGACCATCGCGAGCAGGCTCGCTCCTACAGGGGATTGGGGTACATCTGGAAGAAATGGGTCGGCTGTCAGGCCGCCATCGCTGCGATGCGGCGACCCGACAAGCCAGCTCCCACAGGGGGCGTTGTATGCCTGACCCGCTCTTCACCACTCAACAGGCCGAGCGTTAGCTCGCCTGCAAGCTTTTGATCTTGATTTTGATCTGCCCCATCGGAAGGCTGAGTGGAGGCATTTATCCGGGGGCAGGCGCGTAGCGCCGTGCGGCGAAGCCGCACACATCGAGAGGAGGTGCAGCGAAGCAAACCGGAGGCGATGCCCCCGGATGGATGCCGGAGCGAAGGAACCCCGAGCCTCAGCGAGGGGCCGTACGTCAGGGGATAGAGCGTTTGGTTACTTTGCGCTTTTCAAAGTAACCCGCCGTCAGGCGGAACCATAAGTGGCCGTTACCGCAGCAACGGATATGCGCACAACCTCAAGAACGCCTTCAGGACTCAGGCGCAGCAGCCGAACCCTTGGACTGCTTATGCGAAGCCCGCCAAGCCGCCGGGGGCATCCCGAACTGGCTGATGAACCAGCGGGTGAAGGAGCTGGCCATGGAATAACCGAGCATGTCGGCGATGCGGCTGAGGGAGTAGTTCGGGTTGTCCAGGTAACGCAGCACCAGGTCGCGGCGCACATCGTTGATCACGTCGTTGAAGGCACAGCCGTCGTCCTTGAGGCGACGTTGCAGGGTGCGCACGTTCATGCCCTGGCTTTGGGCGACCTGTTCGATGGTGGCGCGGCCCATGGGCAGCAGCAGGTAGATGGCCTTGCGCACCTCGAACAGCATCGAGGCGCCTTCGTTGCTCTGCAGCGAATCGAGATAGCTCTGGGCGTAGCGCGCCATGGCCGGGTCGGCGTTGGGGTTGGGCAAGTCGAGACTGGCATCGGAGCAGACGATGCCGTTGAACTCGCTGCCGAACTCCAGGTTGCAGTTGAACAGGCGCCGATGCATTTGCAGGTTCTCGGGGGCCTGGTGGGTGAAGTTGACGCTGTAGGGGTGCCAGTGAGAGCCGAGCAGGGCGGAGCACAGGCGAAACATCACCCCCAGGGCCAGCTCCGTTGCCTGGCGGCTGGGCATCGGCGTCTCGGTCACCACCTCCTCGCGAATGATCACCATCTTGCCGGCTTCCTCGATGAAGATCGCCAGCGAGTCGTTCATCAGGTGCCGGTAGTTGACCACCACTCGCAAGGCATCGCGCAGCGTGCGCTGATGACTGAGCAGCAGGCTGACCACGCCGAAGTCCGACAGCTGACGCGATTCGGCCATGCTCAGGCCGAAGTTCTGGCAGCCGCTGGCAGCGGCCGAGTCTTCCAGCAATCGCACGGCGGCATCGATGGGTATGCGGTGTTCGGGAGCTTGCAGCTGGGCCTTGCTCAGGCCTACGCCCGCCAATACATCACGCGGGTTGAACGACAGGTACTGAGTGACCTCCAGGTAGTTGGTCAAGACAGCGGCGCGTACAAGCTTGGTCATG
This genomic interval from Pseudomonas putida contains the following:
- a CDS encoding YeiH family protein — its product is MSAIALTRIHSRTRELAPGFIVSLIVAAAASFLSEHYGAPVMLFALLLGMALNFLADDGRCKAGVEFTARTVLRIGVALLGMRITLEQMAALGWKPIALVVILVVVTIGVSVIAAKALGFQRLFGMLTGGATAICGASAALALAAALPNHPQKERATLFTVIGVSALSTMAMIVYPMIANWLHLSPQLAGVFLGATIHDVAQVVGAGYSMSTETGDTATVVKLMRVAMLLPVIVTAAMITRMQGADPTGKRPPLLPWFAVGFLVLACINSTGWVVPAVQGAVNDLSRWCLVISISALGMKTRLKELASVGIKPILLMVGETVFLVVLVLLLLHWGA
- a CDS encoding AraC family transcriptional regulator, producing MTKLVRAAVLTNYLEVTQYLSFNPRDVLAGVGLSKAQLQAPEHRIPIDAAVRLLEDSAAASGCQNFGLSMAESRQLSDFGVVSLLLSHQRTLRDALRVVVNYRHLMNDSLAIFIEEAGKMVIIREEVVTETPMPSRQATELALGVMFRLCSALLGSHWHPYSVNFTHQAPENLQMHRRLFNCNLEFGSEFNGIVCSDASLDLPNPNADPAMARYAQSYLDSLQSNEGASMLFEVRKAIYLLLPMGRATIEQVAQSQGMNVRTLQRRLKDDGCAFNDVINDVRRDLVLRYLDNPNYSLSRIADMLGYSMASSFTRWFISQFGMPPAAWRASHKQSKGSAAAPES
- a CDS encoding Rieske (2Fe-2S) protein is translated as MTRRIPVPAGKFPPAGGRALFEFDDKSLALFNVDGELYVIDDSCPHQGASLCGGRLDGKVIQCCAHGLRFDLRSGYLLNSNLVKVNNYPVEIIDDQAFIVIASEETAP
- a CDS encoding DsbA family oxidoreductase codes for the protein MSRRLRIDVFFDFICPWCLIGKRQLEHAQVQFRSRHPDVQITTMWHGVQLLPQIPVQGEPFADFYRKRLGNADAVTMRQAQVQQAAAAVGLNIDLSNIATMPNTADAHRLMARVSEQGNEVQRDILLERLFAAYFQKGEDLGCRTTLLAIARSCGIDPDVVADCLTGDASPFEGFPGGTGGVPSFQFDRRMTVVGAQPAQALLGAMNEALKERERERQPA
- a CDS encoding MFS transporter, producing the protein MAFHSIAADDDDGAVAVARPYAWIVFALTFGLLISDYMSRQVLNAVFPLLKGEWALSDGQLGLLSGIVALMVGLLTFPLSLLADRFGRVKSLALMALLWSLATLGCALAQDYPQMFIARFMVGVGEAAYGSVGIAVVISVFPKHMRATLASAFMAGGMFGSVLGMALGGAIAAKLGWRWSFAGMSLFGLMLAVLYPIIVKEARIAPKRVVDKATAAVKRPLRTLWSSPSVIATYIGSGLQLFVGGTVIVWMPSYLNRYYEMATDKAGGVAAIIVLCSGAGMILCGMLSDRMCRNSPERKVSLAIAYCLGSCLLLSAAFALQPGPVQLVLICLGMLIAAGTTGPAGAMVANLTHYSVHGTAFATLTLANNMLGLAPGPFLTGKLSDLIGLHTAFQVVPLVSIAAAAVFFYAKCHYHKDIARLQGQSVPDPVCNAGLEVKL